One Rubripirellula amarantea DNA segment encodes these proteins:
- a CDS encoding AraC family transcriptional regulator codes for MQGNSPPNPRDFQDQFFQQNPGVREVFRLYEYLPSVLFFAKDAEHRYIGVNSRTLHDVFGMQSDTELLGRTDLEFQPPALAEAYHAEDRRVMEGGKIIANQVWLVPHVGGTPKWYVSTKTPLFDPEGNAIGIAGAMYPVATKDEQLTFFQELWPVIQHMDKHYNEPISMAEMAKKANLSTTHFNARFRAILRLSPTEYVLSRRVQHAQRLLTQTEMSIVDIGAEVGFFDQSHFTKRFRRVTGLTPRGYRKRFR; via the coding sequence ATGCAAGGCAATTCACCCCCAAATCCACGCGACTTCCAGGATCAGTTTTTCCAACAAAACCCTGGTGTTCGCGAAGTATTCCGTTTGTACGAATACCTGCCATCGGTCCTCTTCTTTGCCAAGGATGCCGAGCATCGTTACATCGGCGTTAATAGCCGAACGTTGCATGACGTTTTCGGGATGCAAAGCGATACCGAATTGCTCGGACGAACGGACCTTGAATTTCAACCGCCCGCCCTCGCCGAGGCGTATCACGCGGAAGATCGACGCGTCATGGAAGGCGGCAAAATCATCGCAAACCAAGTTTGGTTGGTGCCGCACGTTGGCGGCACTCCCAAATGGTACGTGTCGACCAAGACTCCGTTGTTCGATCCCGAAGGCAACGCGATTGGAATCGCCGGTGCAATGTATCCCGTGGCTACGAAAGACGAGCAGTTGACGTTCTTCCAAGAACTATGGCCTGTCATTCAGCACATGGACAAGCACTACAACGAACCCATTTCGATGGCCGAGATGGCAAAGAAGGCGAACTTATCGACGACTCATTTCAATGCTCGCTTCCGAGCAATTCTTCGACTCTCACCTACCGAGTATGTGTTGTCCAGACGCGTCCAGCACGCCCAAAGGCTACTAACGCAAACCGAAATGAGCATCGTCGATATTGGCGCCGAGGTTGGCTTCTTTGATCAAAGTCACTTCACAAAACGTTTTCGACGAGTAACCGGCCTGACACCGCGCGGTTACCGAAAACGATTCAGGTAA
- a CDS encoding glycoside hydrolase family 117 protein, with translation MAAQIAEAASSQLLPIVVGRHSHILKVKILMSGLSASFRSLMRNEMLVLLTGVFIALTGTGRVEAQGFPWDIPQTKPDRPMSAAMERLYSQYLTPRPEDNELFSSFKYTKLEGLDYHDGDGTISRRDPSKVIRENGKYYVWYTKRHTAVPPQGSKSSTETIPSTDWDLCEIWYATSQDGFTWEEQGIAVPRPPKPNPGWRSVSTPDILKWKDKYYLYYQGFLEASGTKGDHCPVTASYADSPDGPWTACNQVVVPNGDAGEWDQYSIHDPYPLVYQGKIYLYFKAAFGDRPEYLVAAGLAIADNPLGPFTKHPLNPLFNSGHETMLFPFKEGIAAVLIHNGNEANTIQYAPDGVNFEIASVTTLPPIAGGPYVPDAFTSDGDGRGIAWGLSHFTNAGTHTTQHSTLARFDCDLSLDIDDPRMKNTNVFHKPDVFYAQRINRKEREKVLRSAEEKSQSRD, from the coding sequence ATGGCAGCTCAAATAGCCGAAGCGGCATCATCGCAACTGCTGCCGATCGTTGTTGGTCGGCATTCACACATATTGAAGGTAAAGATTCTTATGAGTGGGCTTTCCGCAAGTTTCCGATCATTGATGCGTAATGAGATGCTGGTTTTGCTTACCGGCGTGTTTATAGCGTTGACTGGCACCGGACGCGTTGAAGCGCAGGGGTTTCCTTGGGACATACCGCAAACCAAACCCGATCGGCCCATGAGCGCGGCGATGGAAAGGCTCTATTCGCAGTACCTCACACCAAGGCCGGAGGACAACGAACTCTTTTCGAGCTTTAAGTACACAAAGCTTGAAGGATTGGATTATCACGACGGTGATGGCACGATTTCGCGTCGTGATCCGTCAAAGGTGATTCGCGAGAACGGCAAATACTACGTTTGGTACACCAAGCGTCACACGGCGGTCCCACCTCAAGGTTCCAAGAGTAGCACCGAAACGATCCCGTCGACTGACTGGGACTTATGCGAGATTTGGTATGCGACCAGCCAGGATGGATTCACGTGGGAAGAACAAGGCATTGCAGTGCCTCGGCCGCCCAAACCGAACCCAGGGTGGCGATCTGTCTCAACCCCCGACATCCTAAAGTGGAAGGACAAGTACTACCTCTACTACCAAGGGTTTTTGGAAGCCAGTGGTACTAAGGGAGACCATTGTCCCGTGACGGCGTCGTATGCGGATTCACCCGATGGGCCTTGGACAGCATGCAACCAAGTAGTCGTTCCCAACGGTGATGCCGGCGAATGGGACCAGTATTCCATTCATGATCCATACCCGTTGGTCTACCAGGGAAAAATCTATCTGTACTTCAAAGCTGCATTTGGCGATCGGCCTGAGTACTTAGTCGCAGCAGGGCTTGCTATTGCTGACAATCCTTTGGGCCCGTTCACGAAACATCCGCTCAATCCGCTTTTCAACTCCGGTCACGAAACGATGCTCTTTCCTTTCAAGGAAGGTATCGCAGCGGTGCTCATCCACAACGGCAATGAAGCGAACACCATCCAGTACGCACCCGATGGCGTCAATTTTGAAATTGCGTCGGTTACCACGTTGCCTCCGATTGCCGGTGGACCTTACGTGCCCGACGCGTTTACCAGTGATGGTGACGGTCGAGGAATCGCGTGGGGATTATCGCACTTCACCAACGCGGGAACTCACACTACTCAGCACAGCACTTTGGCTCGCTTTGACTGTGATCTGAGTCTGGACATCGATGACCCGCGAATGAAGAACACCAACGTTTTTCACAAACCGGACGTGTTCTACGCGCAGCGGATCAATCGTAAGGAACGCGAGAAGGTATTACGTTCGGCAGAGGAGAAGAGCCAGTCGCGTGACTGA
- a CDS encoding LamG domain-containing protein, with translation MKRNLVLILMTLVCTQLFADQPFFDDGQDPKPTDKQWQRVESLSDDFDGTELDKSKWSADPAANGWGWIGRPPGLFQESGAVVEEGNLRITVGKLEEPRVINGHEFKYHGAIIRSVNPGNVGMYFEARMKANATEMSSTFWLMTPPNSPRRLELDIQECVGRTTDQTAGWAKNWNQIFHSNMIRRATRKQPEKEQLQNSVVTETKNSQRYYVYGAWWKSPREVRFYLDGKYTYSIKPNVDWNVPSYYQMAIETYDWNPVPDDGGLVASGNWDQRTTQYDWVRTWQLK, from the coding sequence GTGAAACGAAATCTAGTTTTGATTCTTATGACTTTGGTGTGCACGCAACTGTTTGCGGATCAACCATTTTTTGATGACGGGCAGGACCCCAAGCCGACCGACAAGCAATGGCAACGAGTCGAATCGCTTTCGGATGACTTCGATGGCACCGAGCTAGACAAAAGTAAGTGGAGCGCCGATCCGGCAGCGAATGGTTGGGGTTGGATCGGGCGACCGCCAGGTCTCTTTCAAGAAAGCGGAGCAGTAGTCGAAGAGGGAAATCTGAGAATCACCGTTGGCAAACTTGAAGAGCCTAGGGTGATCAATGGTCACGAATTTAAGTATCACGGAGCGATCATTCGATCGGTAAATCCCGGCAACGTGGGGATGTACTTTGAGGCTCGAATGAAGGCCAATGCGACCGAGATGTCGTCAACATTTTGGTTGATGACACCTCCTAATAGTCCGCGACGGCTTGAACTAGACATTCAAGAATGCGTTGGGCGAACCACTGATCAAACGGCCGGATGGGCAAAGAACTGGAACCAGATTTTTCATTCCAACATGATTCGTCGAGCGACTAGGAAGCAACCCGAAAAAGAACAGTTGCAAAACTCAGTGGTTACCGAAACAAAGAACTCGCAGCGTTACTACGTTTATGGTGCCTGGTGGAAGTCGCCCCGAGAGGTGCGTTTCTATCTTGATGGAAAATACACGTACTCCATTAAGCCGAACGTGGATTGGAATGTTCCCTCGTATTATCAAATGGCAATCGAAACGTATGACTGGAATCCCGTTCCCGACGATGGTGGACTTGTTGCCAGTGGAAATTGGGACCAACGCACCACGCAGTACGATTGGGTTCGAACATGGCAGCTCAAATAG
- a CDS encoding sulfatase-like hydrolase/transferase has protein sequence MTLHYLAILLAVALSPLYSAIGAQPPNIQPPNIQPPNIVLILADDAGYADFGFHGSREIRSPRLDTFANQAMLFEQAYVSAAVCGPSRAGLLTGRYQQRFGFEENNVPGYMSESCLPDDEMGLPLDQATVADYLKSRGYRTALIGKWHQGNADRFHPMNRGFDEFYGFRGGARSYFAFGEGNLNHRPEDRLERGLGEFAESGKYLTDAFADETVAFIERNQSRPFFVLLSFNAVHNPMQAEASDLKEFPNLSGKRRQLAAMTLSMDRACGRVLDKLNELNLDQNTIVVFTNDNGGPSDANASDNSPLSGTKANHLEGGIRVPFLMRWPGVTKPGSKYTHPISMLDLLPTFVAAAGGNLSELKPIDGVDLRPFVEGRDNARPHQTLYWKKESRAAIRDGDWKLLRFPDRPAELYNISLDIAESDNLADQHPDKVRAMYEQLFEWELTLVRPQWQLKREYEGAAMKRMDDYRK, from the coding sequence ATGACTTTGCACTATTTGGCAATTCTATTGGCAGTAGCTCTGTCGCCTCTCTACTCAGCAATCGGCGCTCAGCCACCCAATATCCAGCCGCCCAATATCCAGCCACCCAATATCGTTTTGATCTTGGCCGACGACGCGGGCTACGCGGATTTCGGATTTCACGGGAGTCGTGAAATTCGATCGCCACGGCTGGACACGTTTGCGAACCAGGCAATGCTGTTCGAGCAAGCGTACGTCAGTGCTGCCGTTTGCGGACCATCGCGAGCAGGGCTGTTGACCGGAAGATACCAGCAACGTTTTGGTTTCGAAGAGAACAACGTTCCTGGATACATGAGCGAATCATGCCTGCCTGACGACGAGATGGGGCTTCCGCTCGATCAGGCGACAGTGGCGGATTACTTGAAATCGCGAGGTTATCGAACGGCCCTGATCGGCAAATGGCACCAAGGAAACGCAGATCGTTTTCATCCCATGAATCGCGGGTTCGACGAATTCTATGGTTTCCGTGGTGGAGCTCGCAGTTACTTTGCCTTCGGTGAGGGGAACCTCAATCATCGACCTGAAGACCGGCTGGAACGCGGGCTCGGAGAGTTCGCCGAGTCGGGGAAATACTTGACGGATGCTTTTGCGGACGAAACGGTTGCGTTCATTGAACGAAATCAAAGTCGACCATTCTTCGTGTTACTTTCCTTCAACGCGGTTCATAATCCGATGCAAGCGGAAGCCAGTGATTTGAAGGAATTTCCGAACCTAAGCGGAAAGCGACGGCAGCTTGCGGCAATGACTTTGTCAATGGATCGCGCGTGCGGTCGCGTCTTGGACAAGCTTAACGAATTGAATCTTGATCAGAACACCATCGTTGTCTTCACCAATGATAACGGTGGCCCTAGCGATGCGAATGCGTCCGACAATTCTCCGCTAAGCGGTACGAAGGCAAATCATCTAGAAGGCGGCATACGCGTTCCGTTTCTTATGCGTTGGCCGGGCGTTACGAAGCCAGGATCGAAGTACACTCACCCGATTAGCATGCTCGATCTATTGCCAACATTTGTTGCCGCGGCGGGCGGGAACTTGAGTGAGCTAAAGCCGATTGATGGCGTTGACCTTCGCCCTTTTGTCGAAGGGAGGGACAACGCTCGGCCTCATCAAACGCTCTATTGGAAAAAGGAGTCCCGAGCCGCGATACGCGACGGAGACTGGAAACTGCTCCGCTTTCCTGATCGTCCAGCAGAGTTGTACAACATCAGTTTGGACATAGCAGAATCGGATAATCTTGCTGATCAGCATCCAGACAAAGTCAGAGCCATGTACGAACAATTATTCGAATGGGAATTAACACTCGTTCGCCCCCAATGGCAACTCAAACGAGAGTACGAGGGGGCTGCAATGAAGCGCATGGATGACTATCGAAAATAA
- a CDS encoding carboxypeptidase-like regulatory domain-containing protein produces MIRQVLCISAICLSYAWATAQSFEGMVSDAATSKPLSGVEVLLVEDNLTATTDNDGAFAILASDRRTKTLRFELNGYLFEQKQQVDPNQKHVIALREARKSAATIREEGYLVNGCEIDNPERPDWNIRFRHSLLKGDLAPDPEFTRRDPSSVIFANGKYYVWYSYSLTHDATKTAPWDLNDLYYATSTDGETWDEQGAAVTRGPEGAFDHQSVFTTEIFVHQDDYYLIYQAAADLDGVFGRNYVGMAKAKSPDGPWTKIKDPVLTPTYTNDLYFDNNAVHDPCLVHYKDKFYLYYKGECNCFDNEDCVKWCNPCCGLKKQVKWGVAVADHPTGPFVKSEFNPITNTGHEVMVWKYGNGIAILQHQDGPEAKTIQYAEDGLNFQIMGSAIDMPEAAGLFRPSEPENTPHAGVQWGLSHVLKWNAGPKGWMYIQKYEKVSEEPKK; encoded by the coding sequence ATGATCCGACAAGTTTTGTGTATTTCCGCAATCTGCCTTTCCTATGCCTGGGCAACGGCCCAGAGTTTTGAAGGGATGGTGTCGGATGCCGCAACATCAAAGCCACTCTCAGGAGTCGAGGTGTTGTTGGTGGAAGACAATTTGACTGCGACGACTGACAACGATGGTGCCTTTGCGATCTTGGCGAGCGATCGTCGTACGAAGACGCTGCGATTCGAACTGAATGGATACCTGTTCGAACAGAAGCAGCAAGTTGATCCAAACCAAAAACACGTCATTGCATTGCGAGAGGCAAGGAAGAGTGCAGCCACGATTCGCGAAGAAGGTTACCTCGTCAATGGCTGTGAAATTGACAACCCTGAGAGGCCAGATTGGAACATTCGTTTTCGGCATTCATTGTTAAAGGGGGACTTGGCTCCGGATCCAGAATTCACTCGTCGTGATCCAAGTTCAGTCATATTCGCGAATGGCAAGTACTATGTCTGGTACTCATATAGTCTTACTCATGATGCCACCAAGACTGCGCCATGGGATCTCAATGATCTCTACTATGCGACGTCGACGGACGGCGAGACCTGGGATGAACAGGGGGCCGCGGTCACGCGAGGTCCAGAGGGGGCGTTTGATCATCAGTCCGTGTTTACGACGGAGATCTTTGTTCATCAAGACGATTACTATCTCATTTACCAAGCCGCCGCAGATCTAGATGGCGTGTTTGGACGCAACTATGTGGGCATGGCAAAGGCCAAATCTCCCGATGGTCCCTGGACAAAGATCAAGGATCCTGTGCTGACCCCGACATACACGAACGATCTGTATTTCGACAACAATGCGGTTCATGATCCTTGCTTGGTTCACTACAAGGACAAGTTTTATTTGTACTACAAAGGTGAATGTAACTGCTTCGATAACGAGGATTGCGTGAAGTGGTGTAACCCGTGCTGTGGATTAAAGAAGCAGGTGAAGTGGGGCGTCGCCGTTGCTGATCATCCGACGGGCCCGTTTGTGAAGTCTGAGTTCAATCCGATCACCAACACCGGGCACGAAGTGATGGTTTGGAAATACGGAAATGGCATTGCCATTTTGCAACACCAAGATGGACCGGAAGCAAAGACAATTCAGTACGCCGAAGATGGACTGAATTTCCAAATCATGGGTTCCGCGATCGATATGCCTGAGGCGGCAGGCCTGTTTCGTCCTTCTGAGCCCGAGAACACTCCTCACGCTGGCGTTCAATGGGGACTCAGTCACGTTTTGAAGTGGAACGCGGGTCCCAAAGGCTGGATGTACATTCAAAAGTATGAAAAGGTAAGTGAAGAGCCAAAGAAATGA
- a CDS encoding sulfatase-like hydrolase/transferase has product MNLNHIALIVLAMLPSLASASEKPNMIVIMSDDSGYTDLGCYGGEVDTPHIDELAAQGIRLSNFYSNGRCSPTRASLLSGLECAKVGFGGGSLGDWSREMPFPAHRGRLPYQTPLLPEVLKNAGYHTMMSGKWHLGGSLMRGSKSMQEEWSKSHPGWELTESQIESDFLGLPSQRGFDEYFGLYGAQDNFFVVPGQSHRIMEGNQPAKLRFERTYSMHCYTDKSGGRYGRNHGKTAKAFYDTDGVTDRAIEMIQGAAGKDKPPFFLYVAYRAPHKPLQAPEKLVQKYLPRYQDLGKVATDRITKLKEEQLFPGSAGARKRWTPQQKLDSFRLQLAVHAAMVEKVDENVGRLINALKASGEHQNSLIIYLSDNGCASHVDGFMNTPYFGSKALVWEGGTKTHFIAAWPQHIKPGTVSDNQAWVGDVLPTCLEVAGLDYPETFREKKTTRLDGRSMLSTLMGESAPAKETLFFNDKGQQSVIYQGRWKLLIEPGWYLQTLKQPGVVRELYDLVRDPAETTNVADAHPELVQQLSALCETWKQDSGIVDYAEIIKLRPQDPF; this is encoded by the coding sequence ATGAATTTGAATCACATTGCGTTGATCGTGCTGGCGATGCTGCCCAGTTTGGCATCGGCCTCAGAAAAGCCCAACATGATTGTGATCATGTCGGATGATTCTGGGTACACGGACTTGGGATGCTACGGCGGCGAGGTCGATACCCCTCACATCGATGAATTGGCTGCACAAGGCATTCGTTTAAGCAATTTTTATTCGAATGGTCGGTGCAGTCCAACGAGGGCGTCACTGTTAAGCGGATTGGAATGCGCGAAAGTTGGTTTTGGTGGTGGGTCGCTGGGTGATTGGTCTCGAGAGATGCCCTTCCCTGCTCATCGCGGTCGCCTGCCGTATCAAACTCCACTGCTTCCTGAAGTGCTTAAGAATGCGGGCTACCACACGATGATGTCGGGCAAGTGGCATCTCGGCGGCAGTTTGATGAGGGGATCCAAATCCATGCAGGAGGAATGGTCGAAATCGCACCCAGGGTGGGAGCTTACCGAATCACAGATCGAATCGGACTTCTTGGGTTTGCCAAGCCAACGCGGGTTTGATGAATACTTTGGCTTGTACGGGGCACAAGACAACTTCTTTGTTGTGCCCGGCCAATCGCATCGCATCATGGAAGGCAACCAACCAGCGAAGCTTCGTTTCGAACGAACCTATTCGATGCACTGCTACACCGACAAATCGGGCGGGCGATACGGAAGGAATCACGGCAAGACGGCGAAAGCGTTCTACGACACGGATGGAGTGACGGATCGAGCCATCGAAATGATTCAGGGGGCAGCGGGGAAAGACAAGCCACCATTCTTTCTATACGTTGCCTATCGGGCTCCGCACAAACCGCTTCAAGCACCAGAGAAACTGGTTCAAAAGTACTTGCCGCGTTATCAGGACTTGGGCAAGGTGGCGACAGATCGAATCACGAAACTAAAAGAGGAACAGCTGTTTCCCGGGTCGGCCGGTGCTCGTAAGCGATGGACGCCCCAGCAGAAACTCGACTCCTTTAGGCTGCAACTAGCAGTTCACGCTGCAATGGTGGAGAAAGTTGACGAGAACGTTGGACGACTGATCAATGCACTGAAAGCGTCGGGTGAACATCAAAACAGTTTGATCATTTACTTGTCCGATAACGGTTGTGCGTCGCACGTTGACGGATTTATGAATACGCCTTATTTCGGGTCAAAGGCGCTTGTTTGGGAAGGTGGTACCAAGACCCATTTCATTGCTGCTTGGCCCCAGCACATCAAGCCGGGAACCGTCTCGGACAACCAAGCATGGGTAGGAGATGTGTTGCCCACATGTTTGGAAGTTGCCGGGCTAGACTACCCTGAAACCTTCCGCGAGAAGAAAACGACGAGGCTTGACGGACGTAGCATGTTGAGCACGCTGATGGGTGAATCCGCACCGGCCAAGGAAACCTTGTTCTTTAATGACAAGGGTCAGCAAAGCGTGATTTATCAAGGTCGCTGGAAATTGTTGATAGAGCCGGGTTGGTACTTGCAGACCCTCAAGCAACCAGGCGTTGTGCGCGAGCTCTATGACCTCGTACGTGATCCCGCGGAAACGACTAACGTGGCTGACGCACATCCCGAATTGGTGCAGCAGCTTTCCGCACTTTGCGAAACTTGGAAACAAGATTCCGGAATTGTCGACTACGCTGAAATCATCAAGCTCCGTCCTCAAGATCCGTTTTGA
- a CDS encoding beta-galactosidase — protein MTTSSFSSLALLVLTSAVLCSTAIAQANSSTKLQFDFNDENYSEKIEMRGVEVSLLDSASKGKIQLDTGHKTDWPGITLRPQNQFWDGASFQRLAFDLTNLSDEGFELGVRMDNPGGNGFDKGITVMTYIKPGESRVVSVNLSHTPWQFSKPLKLEGMHAAPGQQTLDPAKIKELIIFLRMPKSDHKFTIDNIRFEKPVTVLDADSFLPFIDEYGQFIHGEWPGKIHSDEQLAQHAIDEQKDLAEHPGPENFNRFGGWLNGPQRDPAKFFRVEKHEGTWWLIDPDGCRFWSHGIDAVAVRFGGTGTEHRESYFRNLPDKETPLGQFYARSNWAFGFYADRIPYETYNFYTANLYRKYGDDWKADFANLAHTRLRSWGMNTLASWSDPDVYLQHRTPYTAFFRAEDCPTLQGAQKMWTQFVDVFDPQFREAVVEGIKTCQASIGDPWCIGFYVDNELYWGNNEAIALWTLACPADQVAKQVFVEDLKAKYEAIEKLNEQWGTEYQSWDELTSQTETPDVNKSREDLLAFSKKFSETYFGTVKAELAKAAPDQLYLGCRFIWDNEIALRAASKFCDVVSFNQYRYSIADLKLPEGEDKPIMVGEFHFGALDRGMFHPTKVPARNQQHRAECYKAFLHSALNNPRVVGTHWFQYMSEPTAGRGDGENYQVGFVDNCDTPYQETIEAAREIGNEIYEVRSVRSNQ, from the coding sequence ATGACAACCAGCTCCTTTAGTTCTCTTGCATTGCTCGTTCTGACGAGTGCAGTTCTTTGTTCGACCGCGATCGCGCAAGCGAATTCTTCAACGAAGTTGCAGTTCGATTTTAATGATGAAAACTACAGCGAAAAGATTGAAATGAGAGGCGTCGAAGTTTCGCTTCTTGATTCAGCTTCTAAAGGAAAGATTCAGCTCGATACAGGACACAAAACGGATTGGCCGGGAATTACCCTTCGGCCGCAAAACCAATTTTGGGATGGTGCGAGCTTTCAACGTTTGGCATTCGATCTAACTAACTTAAGTGATGAAGGATTTGAACTCGGGGTGCGGATGGATAATCCCGGCGGCAACGGTTTCGATAAAGGCATCACCGTGATGACCTACATCAAGCCAGGTGAATCGCGGGTTGTGTCAGTGAATCTATCCCATACCCCATGGCAATTTTCCAAGCCACTCAAACTTGAAGGCATGCATGCGGCGCCGGGGCAACAGACGCTCGATCCAGCGAAGATCAAGGAGCTAATCATCTTCCTGCGAATGCCGAAGTCCGATCACAAATTCACGATCGATAACATTCGATTCGAAAAGCCAGTGACGGTACTCGATGCGGATAGCTTCCTGCCTTTCATCGACGAGTATGGGCAGTTCATACACGGTGAATGGCCGGGCAAGATTCATTCCGATGAACAACTTGCCCAGCATGCGATAGACGAACAAAAGGATCTCGCGGAGCACCCAGGTCCCGAAAACTTCAATCGTTTCGGTGGTTGGCTCAACGGTCCGCAACGTGATCCCGCAAAGTTCTTTCGAGTTGAAAAGCATGAGGGAACATGGTGGCTCATTGATCCCGATGGATGTCGGTTTTGGTCCCATGGGATCGATGCGGTTGCGGTTCGTTTTGGTGGAACAGGAACCGAACATCGCGAGAGTTACTTCCGAAACCTTCCGGATAAGGAAACTCCGCTGGGGCAATTCTATGCTCGCAGCAATTGGGCGTTCGGGTTCTACGCCGATCGCATTCCCTATGAAACCTACAACTTTTACACGGCGAATCTGTATCGCAAGTATGGCGATGATTGGAAAGCCGACTTCGCCAACCTCGCTCACACTCGACTGCGTAGTTGGGGGATGAATACGCTTGCGTCATGGTCCGATCCGGACGTCTACTTGCAACATAGAACGCCCTACACTGCGTTCTTTCGGGCTGAAGACTGTCCGACGCTTCAGGGGGCCCAAAAAATGTGGACCCAATTTGTCGATGTGTTTGACCCCCAGTTTCGAGAGGCGGTCGTAGAAGGAATCAAAACCTGCCAGGCTTCGATCGGTGATCCATGGTGTATAGGCTTCTATGTCGATAACGAACTGTATTGGGGCAACAATGAGGCGATCGCGCTTTGGACACTCGCTTGTCCGGCCGACCAAGTCGCCAAGCAAGTTTTTGTCGAGGACTTGAAAGCCAAGTACGAAGCGATCGAGAAGCTCAACGAGCAATGGGGAACGGAGTACCAGAGTTGGGATGAGCTGACTTCCCAAACCGAGACTCCTGATGTGAACAAGTCGCGGGAAGACTTACTCGCGTTTTCAAAGAAGTTTTCAGAAACATACTTTGGGACTGTGAAGGCAGAACTCGCGAAGGCTGCTCCCGATCAGCTCTACTTAGGATGTCGATTCATTTGGGACAACGAGATCGCACTTCGTGCCGCTTCGAAGTTTTGTGATGTCGTTAGCTTTAATCAGTACCGCTACAGCATTGCTGATCTGAAGTTGCCCGAAGGTGAAGACAAGCCAATCATGGTCGGAGAGTTTCATTTTGGCGCGCTTGATCGAGGGATGTTTCATCCGACTAAAGTGCCGGCAAGAAACCAGCAGCACCGAGCCGAATGCTACAAGGCTTTTCTCCACAGTGCCCTGAACAATCCCCGAGTCGTCGGCACTCATTGGTTTCAATACATGTCCGAACCAACGGCTGGACGTGGCGATGGCGAAAACTATCAAGTGGGATTCGTTGACAACTGCGACACCCCGTACCAAGAAACAATCGAGGCGGCTCGCGAGATTGGCAATGAGATTTACGAAGTGCGTTCGGTTCGATCAAACCAATGA
- a CDS encoding PEP-CTERM sorting domain-containing protein, with product MSKSIAVVAAFVLTTALVMDPASAAVVNYSTSFSDSNSPAFADGSILGQNGWSAFNAAHYIVDSGGAGLVGHTNAAGPVHVDTSADLTSELALGKTITMTLNAQFLGTYINQNNGRWMLGIGDSAATSQPLLGGGTFFNNGGTNFFMGDPVLANASKVDTGVAFDDAFHTFTTTITRTATTNEFAVGVSFDGGAVTNYTIANAGLWSGASAAYAGFRWQGNQSGNVDSFSVSSGAAAVPEPSSFALLGLIGVGIGVCKRRRKNR from the coding sequence ATGAGCAAATCAATAGCTGTAGTGGCAGCATTCGTTTTGACAACTGCCTTGGTAATGGACCCAGCTTCGGCTGCCGTCGTCAATTATTCGACAAGCTTCTCCGATAGCAATTCTCCCGCTTTCGCAGATGGGTCAATTCTTGGCCAAAACGGCTGGAGCGCCTTTAACGCCGCTCACTACATCGTCGATTCAGGTGGAGCTGGACTTGTCGGCCATACCAATGCCGCAGGTCCGGTTCATGTTGACACCTCAGCGGACTTAACCAGTGAACTTGCATTGGGTAAGACGATCACGATGACACTGAATGCTCAATTTCTTGGCACATACATTAACCAAAACAATGGGCGGTGGATGCTCGGTATTGGCGACAGTGCAGCCACCAGTCAACCGCTACTTGGTGGCGGTACGTTCTTCAACAACGGAGGGACCAATTTCTTTATGGGCGATCCTGTTCTTGCCAACGCGTCGAAGGTGGACACCGGTGTGGCCTTTGATGACGCTTTCCATACTTTCACAACCACGATCACCAGAACAGCAACAACGAATGAGTTTGCTGTCGGAGTTTCTTTTGACGGTGGAGCTGTCACCAACTACACGATTGCCAATGCAGGTTTGTGGTCCGGAGCGAGCGCAGCTTATGCCGGTTTCAGATGGCAGGGCAATCAAAGCGGGAATGTTGATTCATTCAGCGTCAGTTCGGGTGCCGCTGCTGTTCCCGAGCCTTCAAGTTTCGCGCTTTTAGGATTGATTGGTGTTGGCATCGGAGTATGCAAGCGGCGTCGTAAGAACCGCTAG